A window of the Teredinibacter franksiae genome harbors these coding sequences:
- a CDS encoding DUF4870 domain-containing protein, which produces MEDLKPWGMEQKTFLLLMHLSQLASFVIPGAGLVLPIVMWATNKDESPEIDRHGKVILNWMISLFIYFVVSAILIFVVIGAFMLVALAIVNLVFVVMGAVKANEGVLWPYPLSIRFFKTE; this is translated from the coding sequence ATGGAAGATTTAAAACCCTGGGGGATGGAACAAAAGACTTTTCTGTTACTTATGCACCTTAGCCAGTTGGCGAGTTTTGTTATACCGGGTGCAGGCTTGGTACTCCCCATTGTGATGTGGGCTACTAATAAAGACGAATCGCCTGAAATTGACCGCCATGGCAAGGTGATTCTGAACTGGATGATCAGTTTGTTTATCTATTTCGTTGTATCCGCTATTCTGATTTTCGTTGTTATAGGTGCATTTATGTTAGTGGCACTGGCAATTGTTAACCTGGTTTTTGTGGTAATGGGCGCGGTAAAGGCCAATGAAGGCGTGCTGTGGCCATATCCACTGAGTATTCGATTTTTTAAAACGGAATAG